The proteins below are encoded in one region of Manis javanica isolate MJ-LG chromosome 8, MJ_LKY, whole genome shotgun sequence:
- the VRTN gene encoding vertnin translates to MTSREQLVQHVLQELQEAVESEGLEGLVSAALEAKQVLSSFTLPTCREGGPSPQVLEVDSVALSLYPEDAPRNMLPLLCKGEGSLLFEAASMLLWGDASLSLELRARTVVEMLLHRHYYLQGMIDSKVMLQAVRYSLCSEESPEMTSLPSATLEAIFDADVKATCFPSSFSNVWHLYALASVLQRNIYSIYPMRNLKIRPYFNRVIRPRRCDHIPATLHIMWAGQPLTSHLFRHQYFAPVVGLEEVEAEGAAGLVPAPPALARLPPPAKTLEQLSREPGLSYSHLYERYSVTKSTFYRWQRQSQEHRQKVAARFSAKHFLQDSVHRGGVMPLQQFLQRFPEISRSTYYAWKHELLGSGACQALAPKEELEKLPEMHVAEGLGCSSLALSSQGMVLMQRAKLYLEHCISLNMLVPYRCFKRRFPGISRSTYYNWRRKALRRNPSFKPPPVLSASGASQPESVVEEALLPWKGEVGEGSGKARPRVPPVPRESLRPRVPLSRWQRRLRRAARKQVLSGHLPFCRFRLRYPSLSPSTFWVWKSLARGWSRSLSKLQLQVSTLGKGEVQQAEEKQEKGAGRNVTDVTASPAWSLQVVTSPGEDPQKAQGGPSREGALREAVMAQGRPHGGSLASHPVVAAAGGRDGQVLVMDMLTTTKFKAQAKLFLQKRFQSKSFPSYKEFSALFPFTARSTYYMWKRALYDGLTLVDG, encoded by the coding sequence ATGACATCTCGGGAGCAGCTTGTACAGCATGTGCTGCAGGAGCTGCAGGAGGCTGTGGAGTCCGAGGGCCTGGAGGGTCTTGTCAGTGCTGCTCTAGAGGCCAAGCAGGTCCTGTCttccttcaccctccccacctgccgGGAAGGGGGGCCCAGCCCCCAGGTGCTGGAGGTGGACTCGGTGGCCCTGAGCCTGTACCCAGAGGACGCTCCCCGGAACATGCTGCCGCTGCTGTGCAAGGGTGAGGGCAGCCTGCTGTTCGAGGCAGCCAGCATGCTGCTGTGGGGTGACGCCAGCCTCAGCCTGGAGCTGCGGGCCCGCACTGTGGTGGAGATGCTGCTGCACAGACACTACTACCTTCAGGGCATGATCGACTCCAAGGTCATGCTGCAGGCTGTGCGCTATTCCCTGTGCTCTGAGGAGTCCCCCGAGATGACCAGCCTGCCATCTGCCACGCTGGAAGCCATCTTTGATGCGGATGTCAAGGCCACCTGCTTCCCTAGCAGCTTCTCCAACGTGTGGCACTTGTATGCCCTGGCCTCTGTCCTTCAGCGCAATATCTACTCCATCTACCCAATGCGCAACCTTAAGATCCGACCGTACTTTAACCGTGTCATCCGGCCCCGCCGCTGTGACCACATACCCGCCACACTGCACATCATGTGGGCTGGCCAGCCTCTCACCAGTCACCTCTTCCGCCACCAGTACTTTGCCCCTgtggtggggctggaggaggtggaggctgaAGGCGCTGCTGGCCTGGTCCCAGCTCCTCCAGCCCTGGCCCGGCTGCCCCCGCCGGCCAAGACCCTGGAGCAGCTCAGCCGGGAACCTGGTCTCAGCTACTCCCACCTCTATGAGCGCTACAGCGTCACCAAGAGCACCTTCTACCGCTGGCAGCGGCAGTCCCAGGAGCACCGGCAGAAGGTGGCCGCCCGCTTCTCAGCCAAGCACTTCCTGCAGGACAGTGTTCACCGTGGGGGCGTCATGCCGCTGCAGCAGTTCCTGCAGAGGTTCCCTGAGATCTCCCGCTCCACCTACTATGCCTGGAAGCACGAGCTCCTAGGCTCTGGTGCCTGCCAGGCCCTGGCCCccaaggaggagctggagaagctgCCAGAGATGCATGTTGCTGAGGGGCTGGGATGCTCCTCACTGGCCCTGTCAAGCCAAGGAATGGTCCTCATGCAGCGGGCCAAGTTGTACCTGGAGCACTGCATCTCCCTGAACATGCTGGTGCCCTATCGTTGCTTCAAACGCAGGTTTCCCGGCATCTCCCGGTCCACCTACTACAACTGGCGCCGAAAGGCGCTCCGAAGGAACCCCAGCTTCAAGCCCCCACCAGTCCTTTCAGCATCTGGGGCATCCCAGCCAGAGTCTGTTGTGGAAGAGGCCCTACTCCCTTGGAAGGGTGAGGTGGGAGAAGGGTCAGGGAAAGCAAGGCCTAGGGTGCCTCCCGTACCCCGGGAGTCCCTGCGCCCTCGGGTGCCTCTGTCCCGGTGGCAGAGGCGTCTGCGCAGAGCTGCCCGCAAGCAGGTGCTGAGCGGGCATCTCCCCTTCTGTCGTTTCCGCTTGCGCTACCCCAGCCTGTCCCCCTCAACCTTTTGGGTCTGGAAGAGTCTTGCCCGGGGCTGGTCCAGAAGCCTGTCCAAACTCCAGTTGCAGGTCTCCACTTTGGGCAAAGGGGAGGTGCAGCAGGCTgaggagaagcaggagaaagGAGCTGGCAGGAATGTGACAGATGTGACAGCCTCACCTGCATGGAGCCTGCAGGTGGTCACTTCCCCAGGAGAAGATCCACAGAAGGCACAGGGAGGGCCTTCTAGAGAGGGGGCCCTGCGGGAGGCAGTCATGGCCCAGGGCCGGCCCCACGGTGGGTCCCTGGCCAGCCACCCTGTGGTggcagcagcaggtggcaggGATGGCCAGGTGCTGGTGATGGACATGCTCACCACCACAAAGTTCAAGGCCCAGGCCAAGTTGTTCTTGCAGAAGCGCTTCCAGTCCAAGAGCTTCCCCTCCTACAAGGAGTTCAGTGCCCTCTTTCCGTTCACTGCCCGCTCCACCTACTACATGTGGAAGCGGGCCCTCTATGATGGCCTCACCCTGGTTGATGGTTGA